The Aliiroseovarius pelagivivens genome contains a region encoding:
- a CDS encoding efflux RND transporter permease subunit encodes MSDQPHTTSLGIAGGLTKAFIGSALTPLMILAALAVGLVALISLPREEEPQISVPMVDIHIQAPGLKAEDAAKLVTEPMESIVQGINGVEHVYSQTSDDYALVMARFLVGTSADTAILRVHDKVRANMDRIPVGINEPLIVGRGIDDVAIVSLTLSAKPAADQTTANDLTRIARKLQVEVAKIQDVGLTYLVGESPEAIRIAPDPERLALYGVTLQQLVGKVQGANRAFNNGYVRDGGQQILLATGQTLQSSSDVANLLLTTRDNRPVYVRDVANVSFVPDTSDKIVANVTRGENGEILRTPAITLAVAKRAGANAVVVAEEILHRVHMLEHDLIPDTIQIDVTRDYGETADEKANELLFHLGLATVSIVALVLFTIGWRESIVVAVVIPVTILLTLFAAWVMGYTLNRVSLFALIFSIGILVDDAIVVIENIARHWGMPDKADRVSKAIRAVAEVGNPTIVATLTVVAALLPMLFVSGLMGPYMSPIPANASAAMIFSFFVAVIITPWLMIKIAGKAPAHDHDDEGHHGGALGRIYASVARPLLKTKTISLTFLLVAAAISFGSLALIYTKDVTVKLLPFDNKSELSVVIDLPEGSSIEATDAVAQAVAREALQMHEVVSAQTHAGAAAPFNFNGLVRHYYLRTQPHLGDVQILLDHKEHRERTSHEIALELRDRLNQLDLPAGTNVKTVEPPPGPPVMATLLAEVYGPDAETRREAASKIRAAFDSVPFVVDVDDSFGEQPRRLRITISQDQLEFFGVQEQDVFSTLALLNHGQTVGYSHRGEGRYPVPIIVERDKADRVLDERFLSTPIPANALPGARGVVELGDVIEITEEKASYPIFRHNGRTAEMVTAEVAGEFEAPVYGMIAVAEQLDAMEWEEGTKPEIRMNGQPEDESIVSLLWDGEWEVTWVTFRDMGAAFAVALLGIYILVVMQFGSFKLPLVILTPIPLTFVGIMGGHWLFNAPFSAPSMIGFIALAGIIVRNSILLVDFIRHADPAKDKVETLIEAGAIRFKPILLTAIAAMIGAAVILADPIFQGLALSLLFGLLSSTLLTVLVIPAIYRVFRT; translated from the coding sequence ATGAGTGATCAACCACACACAACTTCTCTGGGCATCGCGGGCGGGCTGACCAAAGCGTTCATCGGCTCGGCGCTGACCCCTCTGATGATTTTAGCGGCCCTTGCCGTCGGCCTCGTGGCGCTGATCAGCTTGCCGCGCGAAGAAGAACCGCAAATCTCGGTTCCGATGGTGGATATCCATATCCAAGCGCCGGGCCTGAAGGCGGAAGACGCCGCAAAACTGGTGACCGAACCGATGGAATCCATCGTGCAGGGCATCAACGGTGTTGAACACGTTTATTCGCAGACCAGCGATGACTATGCCCTTGTGATGGCTAGATTTCTGGTCGGTACATCGGCAGATACCGCGATCTTGCGAGTACACGACAAGGTCCGCGCGAACATGGATCGCATCCCGGTCGGGATAAACGAGCCCTTGATCGTTGGTCGTGGAATTGACGACGTGGCCATTGTATCGCTGACGCTGTCGGCCAAACCTGCGGCGGACCAAACTACCGCAAACGACCTGACCCGCATTGCACGCAAGCTGCAGGTTGAAGTCGCAAAGATCCAAGATGTGGGTCTGACCTATCTGGTGGGCGAAAGCCCCGAAGCGATCCGCATCGCCCCTGACCCCGAGCGTCTGGCGCTGTATGGCGTGACCCTGCAGCAGCTGGTGGGCAAGGTCCAAGGTGCCAACCGCGCGTTCAACAACGGATATGTGCGCGATGGTGGTCAGCAGATTTTGCTGGCAACAGGTCAGACACTTCAGTCGTCTTCTGATGTGGCCAACCTGCTTCTGACCACGCGCGACAACCGTCCGGTTTACGTCCGTGACGTGGCCAATGTCAGCTTCGTGCCCGACACTTCGGACAAGATCGTCGCTAACGTCACACGCGGCGAAAATGGCGAGATCCTCCGCACACCCGCGATCACGCTGGCGGTCGCCAAACGTGCTGGTGCCAACGCCGTGGTCGTCGCTGAGGAAATCCTCCACCGCGTCCACATGCTGGAACACGACCTGATCCCTGACACCATTCAGATCGACGTCACCCGCGACTATGGGGAAACGGCAGACGAAAAAGCCAACGAGCTTCTGTTCCATCTGGGCCTGGCGACGGTCTCGATCGTGGCGCTGGTGCTGTTCACCATCGGCTGGCGCGAGTCCATCGTGGTGGCGGTGGTGATCCCGGTCACCATCCTGCTGACGCTCTTTGCGGCTTGGGTGATGGGCTACACCTTGAACCGCGTGTCGCTGTTCGCGTTGATCTTCTCGATCGGGATCCTTGTGGATGACGCGATCGTTGTCATCGAGAACATCGCCCGCCATTGGGGCATGCCCGACAAGGCGGATCGCGTATCCAAGGCCATTCGCGCCGTCGCCGAGGTGGGCAACCCGACGATTGTCGCCACCTTGACCGTTGTGGCCGCCCTTCTGCCGATGCTGTTCGTATCCGGCCTGATGGGGCCGTATATGAGCCCGATCCCGGCAAACGCTTCGGCTGCGATGATCTTTTCGTTCTTTGTGGCTGTGATCATCACGCCTTGGCTGATGATCAAGATTGCTGGAAAAGCACCTGCACATGACCATGACGACGAAGGACATCATGGCGGCGCTCTGGGGCGGATCTATGCCTCGGTCGCACGACCTTTGCTGAAGACCAAGACCATCAGCCTGACGTTCTTGCTGGTCGCCGCCGCGATCTCGTTCGGGTCGCTTGCGCTGATCTATACCAAGGACGTGACGGTCAAACTTCTGCCCTTCGACAACAAGTCCGAGCTGTCGGTCGTTATCGACCTGCCAGAAGGATCCTCGATCGAGGCGACCGATGCTGTGGCTCAGGCCGTGGCACGGGAAGCTCTGCAAATGCACGAGGTCGTGTCCGCACAGACCCATGCCGGGGCCGCCGCGCCCTTCAACTTCAACGGTCTTGTCCGGCACTATTATCTGCGTACGCAGCCGCATCTTGGCGATGTGCAGATCCTGCTGGACCACAAGGAACATCGCGAACGCACCAGCCACGAGATTGCGCTGGAGCTGCGTGACCGCTTGAACCAACTTGACCTGCCTGCTGGCACCAACGTGAAAACGGTCGAGCCGCCCCCCGGTCCGCCGGTTATGGCAACCTTGCTGGCCGAGGTTTACGGCCCCGATGCCGAGACCCGGCGCGAGGCTGCCAGTAAGATCCGTGCCGCGTTCGACAGCGTGCCCTTCGTCGTCGACGTCGATGACAGCTTCGGGGAACAACCGCGCCGTCTGCGCATCACGATCTCGCAGGACCAGCTGGAATTCTTCGGGGTGCAGGAGCAGGACGTCTTCTCGACGCTCGCGCTTCTGAACCACGGGCAGACCGTTGGGTATTCGCACCGGGGTGAGGGCCGCTATCCGGTCCCTATCATCGTGGAACGTGACAAGGCCGACCGGGTGCTGGACGAACGCTTCTTGTCCACGCCTATTCCCGCGAACGCCCTACCCGGTGCCCGTGGCGTGGTCGAACTTGGCGACGTGATCGAGATCACCGAAGAGAAGGCCTCGTACCCAATCTTCCGTCACAACGGACGCACGGCAGAAATGGTCACCGCCGAAGTCGCCGGAGAGTTCGAGGCCCCGGTCTATGGCATGATCGCCGTTGCCGAACAGTTGGACGCGATGGAGTGGGAAGAGGGCACAAAGCCCGAAATCCGCATGAACGGCCAACCCGAGGATGAAAGCATCGTCTCCCTGCTGTGGGACGGCGAATGGGAAGTCACCTGGGTCACCTTCCGCGACATGGGGGCCGCCTTTGCCGTGGCGCTTCTTGGGATCTACATCCTTGTGGTTATGCAGTTTGGCTCATTCAAACTACCGTTGGTGATCCTGACGCCCATCCCGTTGACGTTCGTTGGGATCATGGGTGGACACTGGCTGTTCAACGCGCCGTTCTCGGCACCGTCAATGATCGGGTTCATTGCCTTGGCGGGTATCATCGTGCGGAACTCGATCCTGCTGGTGGATTTCATCCGGCATGCCGATCCCGCGAAGGACAAGGTGGAAACGCTGATCGAGGCCGGCGCCATCCGCTTCAAGCCGATCCTTTTGACCGCCATTGCGGCGATGATTGGTGCTGCGGTCATCTTGGCCGACCCGATCTTCCAAGGGCTTGCCTTGTCGCTGCTCTTCGGCTTGCTCAGCTCGACCCTGCTGACGGTTCTGGTCATCCCCGCGATTTATCGGGTGTTCAGGACCTAA
- a CDS encoding efflux RND transporter periplasmic adaptor subunit → MRRIVLPLLVALFPFATMAEEPFVANNVDVTEWKAVFGRIEARDRVQARSRLGGTIISIAVSEGSKVEKGQQIASITDEKLTLQLNAIDATLTSLESQLETALADLQRGEDLLKRGVATAQQLDQLRTQVDVIKGHIGTAQAERSVLKQLETEGAVLAPIGGTVLQVPVTEGSVIMPGESVAEIGGGGFFLRLAVPERHAGYLQEGSEIRIGGDEGETTGVLAKLYPQIENGRVIVDVEFAGMATDFVDARVLVRLPVGKSTALLVPAASVSTRMGLDFVTVLAADGTETQRTVVTGGSRQADGHEMIEILSGLSEGEQLVANHE, encoded by the coding sequence ATGCGTAGAATCGTCTTGCCCCTATTGGTTGCCTTGTTCCCGTTTGCGACCATGGCTGAAGAGCCCTTCGTCGCAAACAACGTTGACGTTACCGAATGGAAAGCCGTCTTCGGTCGGATTGAAGCGCGTGACCGTGTTCAGGCGCGATCACGGCTTGGAGGAACGATCATCTCAATCGCCGTCTCCGAGGGATCCAAAGTTGAGAAGGGCCAGCAAATCGCCAGCATCACCGACGAGAAACTGACCCTGCAGCTGAATGCGATTGATGCGACGTTGACCTCGTTGGAATCTCAGCTGGAAACGGCTTTGGCCGATCTTCAGCGCGGCGAAGACCTGCTGAAACGCGGCGTCGCCACCGCACAGCAGCTGGATCAGTTGCGGACGCAGGTGGATGTGATCAAGGGACATATCGGGACAGCTCAGGCTGAACGGAGTGTTCTTAAACAGCTGGAAACTGAAGGGGCTGTGCTTGCCCCAATCGGTGGCACTGTTCTTCAGGTGCCGGTCACCGAGGGATCTGTCATCATGCCCGGCGAAAGTGTCGCCGAGATTGGTGGCGGCGGATTCTTCCTTCGGCTCGCTGTGCCTGAACGTCATGCCGGCTACCTGCAAGAAGGTTCGGAAATTCGTATTGGCGGCGACGAAGGCGAGACCACCGGCGTTCTGGCCAAGCTATACCCTCAGATCGAAAACGGTCGTGTGATCGTAGACGTCGAGTTCGCGGGCATGGCTACAGATTTCGTGGACGCGCGCGTTCTGGTGCGCCTGCCGGTTGGCAAATCAACCGCGTTGCTGGTGCCTGCTGCATCTGTGTCCACCCGCATGGGGCTGGATTTCGTCACTGTCCTAGCGGCTGACGGCACTGAGACGCAGCGTACCGTCGTCACCGGCGGATCACGCCAAGCAGACGGCCACGAGATGATTGAAATCCTGTCGGGTCTGTCCGAAGGCGAGCAATTGGTGGCCAATCATGAGTGA
- a CDS encoding Hint domain-containing protein: MAQSQTYDGRENKFDAGNNVLNLYPDYFTFHFITDGDLDGVEDASGDLILEANGGASDPDTMVVINGVAYEFIVEGVGELPVDGKVPGAVQGTTVVKIEVVGFPTELKIIFAPDGSISAATWAQFGNGNITLDNLDTDPTPVCFCNGTLIRTNSGIVAVESLANGDRVVLESGQTATIQWIGSRTFSLVDLMLTASARPVCIPAGALGNGTPTTDLWVSPQHRVLVQGYLAETLFGVPEVLVAAKHLDFGDLAKGKKRPAEVKYFHILLDKHDMLIANGAPAESLFLGDQAQTMLSDDALAEIEAKFPREDHAEMWSDQTAAPVLKAYEGAVLSEALQNGFLHTGRIAASSQHMPLAS; encoded by the coding sequence ATGGCACAAAGCCAAACTTATGATGGCCGCGAAAATAAATTTGATGCTGGCAACAATGTTTTGAACCTATACCCTGACTACTTCACCTTCCATTTCATCACTGACGGCGATCTGGATGGCGTTGAAGATGCCTCAGGTGATCTTATTCTGGAAGCAAATGGTGGCGCCTCTGATCCCGATACCATGGTTGTCATTAATGGTGTTGCATACGAATTTATTGTAGAGGGCGTAGGAGAACTTCCGGTCGACGGCAAGGTCCCGGGAGCCGTTCAGGGCACTACTGTTGTAAAGATCGAGGTCGTAGGATTCCCGACAGAGCTTAAGATTATTTTTGCTCCTGATGGCTCCATTTCTGCGGCGACTTGGGCACAATTCGGAAACGGGAACATCACGCTTGATAATCTTGATACCGATCCGACTCCTGTTTGCTTCTGCAATGGAACTTTGATCAGAACTAATTCTGGAATCGTTGCTGTCGAAAGCTTGGCGAACGGAGACCGCGTCGTGCTCGAATCTGGGCAGACCGCAACAATTCAATGGATCGGGTCGCGCACATTCTCGTTGGTAGACTTGATGTTGACCGCTAGCGCCCGTCCGGTGTGTATCCCTGCTGGCGCACTTGGCAATGGCACACCCACCACTGACCTTTGGGTCTCGCCTCAGCACCGTGTTCTTGTCCAGGGCTATCTAGCCGAAACACTGTTTGGCGTACCTGAAGTACTGGTAGCCGCGAAGCATCTGGACTTTGGTGATCTTGCCAAGGGCAAGAAACGCCCTGCCGAGGTCAAGTATTTCCACATCCTGCTGGACAAGCATGACATGCTGATCGCCAATGGCGCCCCGGCGGAAAGCCTGTTCCTTGGGGATCAAGCGCAGACCATGCTGTCGGATGACGCTCTGGCCGAGATCGAAGCGAAGTTCCCGCGGGAAGATCACGCCGAAATGTGGAGTGACCAAACTGCTGCGCCTGTGTTGAAGGCATATGAGGGCGCAGTGCTTTCCGAGGCGCTGCAAAACGGTTTCCTACACACAGGCCGAATTGCTGCAAGTTCCCAGCATATGCCTCTGGCGAGCTAA